In Achromobacter pestifer, the DNA window TCGAAGGCGCAGGCCCACGTCTTCAAGCAATACATCGTGCAGTTTGCACGCGAAGCCGCGGACGTGGACTTGAAGGGCGATCCCATCGTGTTGCCCAATGGCGCGCACCTCTATTTCCTGGGGACGAATGCGCGGACGGCGCAGAGCTACCACGGCAATTTCTATTTCGATGAGTTTTTCTGGGTGCCGAAGTTCGGCGAGTTGAACAAGGTGGCCAGCGGGATGGCGCTGCATAAGCGCTGGCGCAAAACCTATTTCTCTACGCCGTCGAACATGGCGCATGAGGCGTACCCGCTTTGGACTGGGGACGCGTTCAACAAGCGCCGAGCTAAGCGTGAACAGGTGGCCATCGAGCTGGCGCATTCGATCCTGAAAAATGGCCACCGATGCGATGACAAGATCTGGCGCCAGATCGTCACCATTCTGGACGCGGAGGCCGGCGGCTGCGATCTGTTCGACATCGACGATCTGCGGCTTGAGTACAGCCCGGATCAGTTCGAAAACCTGCTGATGTGCGGGTTCATCGATGACACCGCGTCCCTCTTCCCTCTGGCGATGTTGCAAGGGTGCATGGTTGATTCAATGGTTGAGTGGATCGACGTGCAGCAGTTCCTGCAGCGGCCCTACGGCTACAACCCGGTCTTGGTCGGCTATGACCCGGCACTTTCGGGCGATTCAGCTGGTTGCGTGGTACTGGCCGCTCCCTTGACTCCGGGAGGGAAATTTCGCGTGCTGGAGCGTCACCAGTTTCGGGGTATGGACTTCAAGGCACAGGCGCAGAAGATCAAGGAAATTACGGAGCGATACGCCGTCGTCTACATCGGTGTAGACGCGACCGGGATAGGGCAGGGTGTCTATCAGTTGGTGAAGCAGTTCTTCCCTAGTACGCGTGCTTATACGTACTCGCCCGAAGTCAAAGGCCGCCTTGTCATGAAAGCGCTTGATGTCACTAGGGACAAGCGACTGGAGTTCGACGCCGGCGCCACGGATCTGGCGCAGGCCATGATGGCAATTCGCAAGACGATGACCGCGAGCGGCCGCAGCGTGACGTATGACGCGGGCCGCGCCAATGACACAGGTCATGCGGACCTGGCCTGGGCGCTCATGCATGCATTGGACTTTGAACCGCTCGAAGGTGCGAGCGGTGCACAACAAGGATTTATGGAGATCTACCAGTGAAGCGAGGAAAGAACATCCGCCGCGATGCGGCCGAGCGCGCGCAGGCCGCGCAGCATGCGACGGCACCAGCAGCGGTCGAAGCGTATTCCTTCGGTGATCCTGAGCCGGTGCTTGATCGGCGGGAAATTCTGGACTATCTGGAGTCCTGGCGAAACGGAAAATGGTATGAGCCGCCTGTGAACTACAGCGGCCTGTCCAAGTCATTCCGCGCGAGCGTTCACCACAGTTCGGCGATCTACTTCAAGGCCAACATCCTGGCGTCAACGTTGGAACCTACGTCACTTTTCTCGCGCGAGACATGCCACAAGATGGCAATCGACTATCAGATATTCGGCAACGCCTACGCGGAACGGCGCGACAGTCTCACGGGCAAGCCGTTGACGCTGCAGCACGCGCTAGCCAAGTACACGCGGCGCGGCGTGGAGGAAGATCAATTCTTCTTCGTGCCGTCGATTGGTCTGGAGCATGAGTTTCCGCGCGGCAAGGTGTTCAGCATCCTGCAGCCGGACCCTGACCAAGAAATCTACGGTATGCCCGAGTATCTGGCGGCGCTGAATTCGGCTTGGTTGAACGAGTCGGCCACCTTGTTCCGCCGCAAGTACTACCTGAACGGCAGTCATGCCGGCTTCGTGATGTACGTGACCGACACGCTGCAGGATCAGAAGTATGTGGACGGGATCCGCAATGCGATGAAGGATGCGAAGGGGCCGGGCAACTTTCGCAATATGTTCGTGTATGCGCCGGGCGGCAAGAAGGACGGCCTACAGATCATTCCCATCAGCGAAGTCGCGGCGCGTGATGATTTTTTCAACATCAAGAACGTCAGCCGTGATGATGTGCTGGCAGCGCACCGCGTGCCGCCGCAGCTCCTTGGTCTGGTGCCGACGAATAGCGGCGGCTTCGGGACGCCGATAGCCGCCGCCAAGGTTTTCGCTCGCAACGAGCTGGAGCCGCTACAGGCCAAGTTTCTGGCGCTCAACGATTGGCTGGGCGTCGAGGCGGTCCGGTTCAGGCCCTACGTGATCGAGGGCGACGACGCCTAGAACCGGTGGACTGCTGACCCTTAGCCCGCCTTGCATGGCGGGCTTTTTTTATTGCGCG includes these proteins:
- a CDS encoding phage portal protein — encoded protein: MKRGKNIRRDAAERAQAAQHATAPAAVEAYSFGDPEPVLDRREILDYLESWRNGKWYEPPVNYSGLSKSFRASVHHSSAIYFKANILASTLEPTSLFSRETCHKMAIDYQIFGNAYAERRDSLTGKPLTLQHALAKYTRRGVEEDQFFFVPSIGLEHEFPRGKVFSILQPDPDQEIYGMPEYLAALNSAWLNESATLFRRKYYLNGSHAGFVMYVTDTLQDQKYVDGIRNAMKDAKGPGNFRNMFVYAPGGKKDGLQIIPISEVAARDDFFNIKNVSRDDVLAAHRVPPQLLGLVPTNSGGFGTPIAAAKVFARNELEPLQAKFLALNDWLGVEAVRFRPYVIEGDDA